The genomic stretch TCTAGATTATGGAAAGTCCCGGAGCATACGTCGGATGGCGTCGTATCCGGGCTTAAATACAAGGCGTCGTGTTTTTGCGGAATGAGACCCTACAGATCATAAGTCGAATTCGTTAACAATTACTACACCAAGCAGATTAAACTTTCTAAGGCGTCAGCTAAATTTTCCCAAACCTTATTTCCTATGGCCATGACCGTCCAATCCTCTAAAGAAAAAGTTAAACCTTTCCGACTTGTTAAATACTTTACTTTTACAAGTTTAATTGTCATCTTTACCGGAGCCATTGTTCTATCCATACTCAACACCCATTGGGCCAGGACGTTGCAGCGTGCGGAAAGCGAAAAATATGCCCTGCTTCTGATAGAAAATCTCAACCATCAGATATTTCTGCAATTCGCCATACCGGTTGTGCTAAAATATGGGGGGATCAGTCTTAGGAAAAAAGAGCAATTTGAACACCTGGACAAAGTGGTAAGAAGCACCTTGCACAGTTTTAAAGTAGAAATGGTAAACATCTACAGTATGAATGAGACCGTTTCATACAGTTTTGACAAATCCCTAATCGGCAAAAAAAATTATGGAGGCGCGGCCTTTAAAAAAGCGCTTAGGGGAGAAACCGTTTCCAAACAGGTTCAAGTAGGAAATATGCTGGAAATTTTGCTTGGTATTCCAAAAGAAAGCCGCATCATTACCTTTGCCCCCTATCGAGCGGAAAGACCCCTTTCCAGTCTATCCGGTCCTGTGCTGGGCGTGATTGAAATCGTCCAGGATATGTCGGAAGAATATAAAATGATTTTTAAGTTTCAAATCGATGTGATTATTACCAGCGCCATCGTGATGTCGGTATTGTTTTTTGTGCTCCTGTATGTCGTCAAGAGAGGTGAAGGAATCATTCAAAAACGTACTCAGGAAAGGCTCAGACTTGAGGAAGCTTTGAGTCGCTCAAAGCACATGTCTTCTTTGGGAGAGATGGTGTCCGGAATTTCCCATGAAATCCGCAATCCGTTGGGAATTATTAGGAGTTCTGCTGAACTGCTAAAGAAAAAGGTGGCAGACTTTGACCCGTCAAACACCATACCGGATATCATCGTAGAGGAATCAGGCCGATTAAATAATATCATCACTGATTTTTTGAATTTTGCCAAACCGAAAATGCCTCATTTTGCCCAATGCCATGTAGAAGAAATTCTTGAAAAGAACATAAAATATCTGTCATCGCAGACTGAAAAACAGGGATATACCATAAAAAAAGATCTTGACCTTCCCCTCCCAACCATAATGGCTGATTTCGATATGCTCTACCAGGCATTTCTCAATCTTTTAATCAATTCCATCCAGGCGATGCCAAACGGCGGAACCATTTATAGTAAAATCCATTCCACCCAAGATACCGTATCGATATGCATTGATGATGAAGGCGAAGGTATCCCGGACGATCTGAGCGAAAAAATTTGGGATCCCTTTTTTACCACCAAGCAAAAAGGAACAGGTCTTGGGTTGGTGATTGTGAAAAACATCATTAAAGCTCATGAAGGCAGTATTGAGCTTAAAAATAGATCTGCCGGCGGAGTCAGAGCCATTGTTAAGCTGCCGGTGAATCAGGAGAAATAATCTATGGAAACGGTACTTGTTGTTGATGATGAAAAAAATTATCCGCTCATTTTAGGCGCCGTTTTAGAAGAGGAAGGGTTTGAAGTTTTGACGG from Thermodesulfobacteriota bacterium encodes the following:
- a CDS encoding ATP-binding protein, with product MAMTVQSSKEKVKPFRLVKYFTFTSLIVIFTGAIVLSILNTHWARTLQRAESEKYALLLIENLNHQIFLQFAIPVVLKYGGISLRKKEQFEHLDKVVRSTLHSFKVEMVNIYSMNETVSYSFDKSLIGKKNYGGAAFKKALRGETVSKQVQVGNMLEILLGIPKESRIITFAPYRAERPLSSLSGPVLGVIEIVQDMSEEYKMIFKFQIDVIITSAIVMSVLFFVLLYVVKRGEGIIQKRTQERLRLEEALSRSKHMSSLGEMVSGISHEIRNPLGIIRSSAELLKKKVADFDPSNTIPDIIVEESGRLNNIITDFLNFAKPKMPHFAQCHVEEILEKNIKYLSSQTEKQGYTIKKDLDLPLPTIMADFDMLYQAFLNLLINSIQAMPNGGTIYSKIHSTQDTVSICIDDEGEGIPDDLSEKIWDPFFTTKQKGTGLGLVIVKNIIKAHEGSIELKNRSAGGVRAIVKLPVNQEK